The window AGCAATCCCTTTAAAATTTGATTTACAAAAATTAGATCCAATAAAAGGATTAAAAAATATTTTTGGTTTAAAAAAATTATTAGAAGCTTTAAAATTAACTTTAAAATTAGCAATTATAATTGCAGTTATGTTTCTTGTTTTTAGTATAACTTATAATGATTTTTTAGCAATGATGAATAAAGAAACTATGGCAACTGTCTCATCAATGCTTGAACTAACGATATATTTTGTATTTACAATTCTACTTATTATCATTATTTTTGCTATAATGGACTTTTACTTTTCAAGATATTATTATATGAAATCTTTAAAAATGAGTAAACAAGAGATTAAAGATGAATATAAAAATATGGAGGGAGATCCTCAAGTAAAAGGTAGAATTAGAAGAATTCAGATGCAAATGGCACAAAAAAGAATGATGAGTAATGTACCAAATGCGGATGTTGTTATTACAAATCCAACTCATTATGCAGTTGCTTTAAAATATGATAATAAAGTGAATTCAGCACCTGTTCTTGTTGCAAAAGGTATTGATTTTTTAGCATTAAGAATAAAAGATATTGCAAAAGAAAATAATGTAACAATAATTGAAAATCCAGCACTTGCTCGTGCTTTATATGATCAAATTGAGGTAGATAAAGAGATACCAAATCAGTTTTATAAAGCTATTGCTGAAATATTCTCTTATATTTATGAGTTAAAAAGAAAAAGGTAAAAATTGAAGTTTATATTTGGATTATTTTTATTAATAAATGTTTTAATTGCTCAACAAGAGAAAGATTTTTATTATAGTTTTATTGATTCAAATGGACAACAAATACCACAAAAAGTGACTCAAACAATAGTAGATGGATTAAATTATTTGCAGTATATAAGAAGTTTAGCACAAGATGGTAAAACAACAGAAGCCTTCTCAAAAATAAAAGAATTTAAAGATATAAATAAAACAAAGGTTTTGTATTCAGATATAATGATTTTATATTCTGAATTAGCTTTAAAAAATCAATCAAAAAAGTTATTGTTAGAAACTTCAAGTGAGTTAGAAAAAGCAATAAATGCATCTTTAATAAATCAGCAAGATTTACTAAAAGCCTATATGATTTTAGTAGATTTGAAACTTGGAATAAATAAAATTGAGGATGCAAAATATTTTTCTAAAATAATCATAGATAATTTTGATGATGAACTCACAAAAACTTATGGAAAAATATCTCTCTCGAAAGTTTATAAGTATCAAAAAGATTATGATAAAGCTACAAAAACTCTTTTTGAAATATTATCTTCAACAAAAGATAAGCAAGTTGCAACAGTAGTTGGAAATGAATTATTTGATATTTATTTGTTACAAAATAAAACAGAAGAAGCTAAAGAATTAATGACTCAAATTCTTAAAACAAATATGGCTTTTTATATCAATGATGTTTATTTAGCAAATAAAAAAATTGATATATTTGCAAAGCTTGGTATGATAGAACAGTCAATAGAACTTTTACAAGGAATTATTGCAAACTCGAAAAAAGATGATGCAATTGAAGACGCAAAATATAAATTAGCAAATATATATATGCAATTATACGATAAAACAGATGTTTATTTAGATAAAGCCAAAGTTTTATATAAAGATATTTTAGATAATTATCCAAAAGGAAATCATATATCAGATGCACAAATGTATTTGGATGAAATTCTGATGAGACAGAATATTTTAATTCCAAATAATGTTGCCGAAAAATATACAAATATTGAAGATATGCAACAAAAAGCTTTACTTCAAGAATTGATAAACAATGCTAGAGATAAAAAGTATGAAGAAGTTTTAAAAGTTGAAAAAGTTTATAAAGAAATACCAAGTTCTATTTTTAAAAGATTTGGTTACGATAATGTTTATGAAAT of the Arcobacter lacus genome contains:
- the flhB gene encoding flagellar biosynthesis protein FlhB; translated protein: MADDQEKTEEPTSKKLEDAKKEGNVSKSMEVVGASILTLGSIFLLFFSGSSMLEIKKLMMLSYNFIGQEMDSALYYSITYTMVITLLKALAPLFILVILLGLVGNWAQFGFIAIPLKFDLQKLDPIKGLKNIFGLKKLLEALKLTLKLAIIIAVMFLVFSITYNDFLAMMNKETMATVSSMLELTIYFVFTILLIIIIFAIMDFYFSRYYYMKSLKMSKQEIKDEYKNMEGDPQVKGRIRRIQMQMAQKRMMSNVPNADVVITNPTHYAVALKYDNKVNSAPVLVAKGIDFLALRIKDIAKENNVTIIENPALARALYDQIEVDKEIPNQFYKAIAEIFSYIYELKRKR
- a CDS encoding tetratricopeptide repeat protein, which gives rise to MKFIFGLFLLINVLIAQQEKDFYYSFIDSNGQQIPQKVTQTIVDGLNYLQYIRSLAQDGKTTEAFSKIKEFKDINKTKVLYSDIMILYSELALKNQSKKLLLETSSELEKAINASLINQQDLLKAYMILVDLKLGINKIEDAKYFSKIIIDNFDDELTKTYGKISLSKVYKYQKDYDKATKTLFEILSSTKDKQVATVVGNELFDIYLLQNKTEEAKELMTQILKTNMAFYINDVYLANKKIDIFAKLGMIEQSIELLQGIIANSKKDDAIEDAKYKLANIYMQLYDKTDVYLDKAKVLYKDILDNYPKGNHISDAQMYLDEILMRQNILIPNNVAEKYTNIEDMQQKALLQELINNARDKKYEEVLKVEKVYKEIPSSIFKRFGYDNVYEILDNVYIGLIRDYLSKEECSELNKILKNIKFSIWQKLVDDEFIRSGLIHCVVEVPSEESYTQIKNIFSDTKDANIYLVLETMAYSLNFTDDALYFSSKIEAINDKKVLEKEFLYKYQVIKAKNDFNKLDRFLKSVSENEEYISQNENNPIIIDFYHDYYGYLLRTNIEKANEVLKKLYDKQNEFKAFVYSPLVESDLSKIAKKENKIQEALNYLLQALEHSKRIKPDELARIYYEILSLYDNLGDSKNSSEYLQKCKDLKNVSEGNLYKKMCDTK